The genomic interval CAGTCTGCAGACGCAGAGCTGCAGTTCTGGCTTGTGCCCCTACGGATTTGTTTTCACAGTCAAAGTCGTGTTGCCTGACTGGCTTaggccagagctgtgccatggaACAACAGGTAGAATATACCTGAATGAATTTCCTGGCACTGGAAGGGCTTTCTCCTCATAGTGTTACAGGGGTAACCATACACTACTGATCATAAGCATTTGCAGTTTTATCCCAGAGCTGTCTTGTAACCACACTTCCACAGGGAAATTATTTGAATGGCCTGATCAGAAATGCCTGAATCTCCTGTGTTCCTAATACACTGACAGATCATGTGAATATGGTCATGATGTAAAAAAAGTAAGGCCAGACAATGTTTCATTAGTTAAAGCACAGGACTGGAAGTTATTAATCCTGTGTCTGATTGCTCTCCCCAAGTCCCTAACTGCCTTTAGGCAAGCCACTTCCTCTCTGAGCTGCATCAGTCCCATCTGAGAGGGTGGACATGTGGAGGGAGCCTACAAGTTTATAAGAGAGCATGAAGGCCCTTGCCTGATTGGTGTTGACAAAGGGCAGAGTCGGTCTCTTGTTCCTACAAAGGATGTGAATGTGCCCTCCCCTCCTTTAATTGCTGAATCACAGACCCTTTAAATTTACGGTTAATGTCCAAAGCTCTCTAGTTTGGAACTGCAGGTAGACACATCCTATGTGCATAGATTCCTTTCAGGTGGTAAGAAATACATCTCATTCTGAACCTTTCACTCTCACAGGGAAGCCTCACTAGATCTGGCTGCTAAGACAAGGAGCCTAGACTGAGCAGATGCTTCAGGTTCTTAACCAGTGTTGGGCAGCTGTTAGCTTAAGGCTTACTGCTCAGTGCATCCTGGTTGGGTTGGTGCTGCCAGCACGCAGCACCCAGCTGGGCAGGACCCCGGTCTTTCAGCCCCTTAAGCACCTCTGCTGGCCCTGTCCCTTTGCAGGTGAGGTGGCTCCCCGCAGTAAGCGACGGTGTGTGCTGGAAAGGAAACAGCCATACAGCGGCGATGAATGGTGCTCTGGGCCGGACAGCGAGGAAGACGACAAACCCATCAGCAGTGCACACAGTGAGTCGCTGCCTCCTTACCGCTCTGAAGCTTGAATAAAGCCAGGTCCTTCCTACAGCTCATCAGGCGGGCTGATGACGCTAGCTTTGCCTGTGTGTGCTCACTTAGCCGAGTGTTGTGGGGCCCATTGCAGTTGGTGATCATTGTGCTGTGAGAATGTTTGCCATGCAGTGAGGCCTTGGACCTGTTTGGTGGAGATGCTACAGACATGCTGGAGGGAAAAGTGTTGAGGTTGAATGTCCCTGCTGTACGTTGCTCTGGCCACACTACCCTGGTCATAGTGGCAGCCAGAGTGCAATGTGCATTGCTCTTGTTGCAGCAGCTGCATCTCTGCCAAGCCACTCAcctttctctctgcagctgtgttGTAAAGACAGCTCAGTGTAAAGAGGCTCTTGGGGTCTTGACAGTGgttcaggcagagctgagctggtcTGAGATGTGCTCTTTTTGGGACAATGAGCTGTAGGTCTCCTCTGTTTTCCAAAAGCACCAGTATTCTTTGACATTTTGTATCTACAATTCACTTTGCTTTCAAACTGTAACAGGGAGAATATCTGAGAGATGGGGCAAGGTCCTGTGGGACCTGAGGAGATGCCCATGTTCTCTGTTAGAGAACATGAACGTGTAGAAAAGCAAGAAGAGAGTGGCCTCTGTGCCTGCCAGTGCATTGTTGCCATTGTCTCTGGAACATCCACTTGCACTTCTCGGCACAGTCCGCAGCCTGAGCAGCCTGCGCGGGAAGGGATAGTGCTGAAGGGTCAGCCTGCCCCCAGATCTGCCTGGCGGGAATGCGTCACGGTGGGGCTGCCCAAGGGCAGGGGCTGGCGGCGAGGCACCGCCCGTGTCCCCGCACCGAGTTCCCGGCGATGTCTCCTGTGTGAATGCTGCGGTGGCAGGGTCgggctgcagaggctgctgcgatggggagaggcagctggaggggagcagggagccagcTGGGTTAAGGTAGAGGAAGGCAAGGCATGCCTCTGGTAATTGCAGCGCTTACTAATATTAATTATGGATCCTACTTAATAACGGCTGACGATTGCCAGCGGCCCCGGCCGGGCGGGCCGGTGCTGCCGCCTGCTGGCGGCCCCGCAGCAGCGCCCGGCAGCTCCTCttctctgctccccaggctgtAATGTAGCAGATCCTGCGATGTCCACGGCCCCACAGCTTGGCCCAGGGTCCAACCCGCTGCCTAACCTGAGCGAGAGCAGCGCTTCCGGCGTGCCCCATGGTGCTGCCCCTGCCTTgcgggcagaggctgcaggaggcgGAGGCGGCGGAACAGGGAAGCAGCCTTCACAGTTTGTTTACGTCTTTACAACGCAGCTTGCTAACACGTAAGCGGTAAACCCCACACCTCCTCCACTGGTATTGGCTGGCCTTGCCACACCTGGCCGGCCTTGTCATACCTGCCTGCCGCATGCAGCCCTTGAgcacaagagagctggagaaatcTGTGtctctctgctggcacagagtGGGAAACCTCTGGGGTTTGTGAGGTATGCTGGTAGTTGTTGCAGGTGGACAAACTGGACCTTAAATGCCCACTTCCTACCAGTGAGGCCTCGCTCTGCACTCTGTTTCACTCAGAGCCCATTTTGTCGCATCCAACAAAATGATTCTCCCAAAGCAGTTTGGGCTGCTGGTCTGATTTGAAAGTATCTAAGGGGTGGGTGTGACAGGGAGTGTAATGTAACACATGGTATTCTCCACACAATTCCTCTCTTCTGTCCTGCATTGTCTTAGCCACAGAGTCTTAGAAGTCAGTTTAGTCTGTTTAGCCTAGGTTAAAACTAGCCTAGTTTTAGAGCTCTGCTGTATTACAGGTTCAGTGTGGGAGATTCCAATGCATCTTAGTGACAACCACCTTAGGGCAGCAGGCACAAAGCAAAGCCTGTCACCAGACGTGGGAAGAGGGAAATTGAACAGCAAGTGATCGTCTGTTGGAGATCCTCACTGGAGGCTGTGCAGGACATATCCGAGGACTCTGAGAACATTCCCCGTTCTTGGTTACTTCTAGggatttctttcttcctgtaGAACTGAAGAatggaggtggcagctggggcCTTGGATGGGTAGGATGGGGCGCAGTGCCTGTTCTCAAGTGATTTGTGctctctccccagagctgcagaagctGTCCTGCAGGGCCGAGCTGACTCCATTCTGGCCTACCATCAACAGAATGTCCCACGGGCCAAGCTAGACCAGGTATACCACCTGTGAAGCAATCGCTCCTGTTGTCACATGCTGATGACTGTTACCCTTCCAGTCTGATGTGGTCATTCTCCCCCACCCCCTGGCTCAGCTGTGAAAGAAGGGGTTGCCAGAATGCCCTTTCAGTGGGGTGGGAAGTTGCTTTGCTGCAAAATCTCTTTGGCACAAGTCCTTGCTGTTGTCAGCTGTGACAAGTTTGGGATGGGGCGTGGCATGTTCCCCCACAGCCACGTGTGCAGTGTACCTGCTTGTGTGTTCCTAGATCATGTAGTAGTTacctacattttttttcctgcaagaaATGAAGGTGAACTGCCATGAGGCTTCATTTTGGGACAGAGAGGTCTCCTGCAGGGTGCAGGGAAGAATACCTTCCTAGGATCTTTCCCTGCTCAAGTTTATTCCCCTTTTCTCTGCCAGGCACCACCTGCTCCTAAAGTGCTGGGCGTTGCTGAGCCACTTCCAATTAACCCTCCTGCTGCCAATACTCCACAGTCCCAGCCACTGGCTCCTCAAGCAAGTCAACCgcagccacagcctcccccaccacagcctccagccccaccaCCTCAGGCCATCAGTCAAACACCTTTGCCTGCACCCAGCAGCCTGCCTCAGGAAGGGACAAGTGAAGATGGCCGGAGAGATATGACTCCCAACTCTTTGGGGAACAATAGCAGCAACAACCAGCCTGGAAGTAACCATCCAAATACGCCCACTGCATCTGCCAGCACCATGCAGCCTGGGCAAGTGGACTCCTCTGCCacacccagctccagcctccttgGAGAGGGCCCAGGGATGCCGGGGAATGGGCAGGCAGGCCTGGGCCCCAGGAACACCATGAACTCAGAAGGGCTCTcaaaggagcagctggagcaccGAGAGCGTTCTCTGCAGACCCTGAGAGACATTGAGCGTCTGCTGCTGCGCAGCGGGGAGGCCGAGCCCTTCCTCAAATCCAGCCAAAATGCAGGTGACGGGGGCACTGCCCCTCAGCCacaggctgcccctgcccaggcccCCGCGCCCCCTGCCAGCATCAAGAAGTATGAAGAGCCTCTGCAGTCCATGATCTCCCAGACCCAGAGCCTTGGTGGGCCCAGCCTGGAACATGAGGTGCCTCACCACCCTGGCGCTGACATGGGCCAGCAGATGAACATGATGATGCAGCGGCTGAACCAGGACAGCCTGACACCAGAGCAAGTGGCCTGGAGGAAGTTGCAGGAAGAGTACTACGAGGAAAAGCGACGGAAAGAGGAGCAGATCAGCATCCATGGCCGGCCCATGCAGGAGATTATGATCCCTCAGTCGATGGGGAGCATGATGATGCGTGGGCCTCCACCACCCTACCACAGCAAGCCTGGAGAGCAGTGGccaccagggatgggcagccAGCTGCGGGGACCCATAGATGTGCAGGACCCTCTGCAGCTGCGGGGAGGGCCACCCTTCCCTGGCCCACGGTTCCCTGGGAATCAAATGCAGAGAGTCTCTGGCTTTGCAGGGATGCAGAACATGCCCTTGGATGCTCTTGGGCCCATGAATACCATGCAGAGGCCAGTCAGGCCCAGCATGGGATGGAGCGATGATATGTCTCCTATGGGAGGCCCTGGGAACTTTCCACAAGGCACCTTGCCCTACCCACCAGGGCAAGGAGACCCAGAAAGGTTTATGAATCCCcgtgcaagagaggagattctGCGGCATCAGCTCATGGAGAAACGCCCAGTGGCAATGCAGAGGCCTGTGGGGATATCCAACAACTCCATGAGCCAGGGCATGGAAATGGAGAGGATGATGCAGGCTCACAGGCAGATGGATCCATCCATGTTTGCTGGGCAGATAACAAGTGAGACCCTGAGCAGTGCCCCAATGGGAATGGATTTTGCAGGCACTCGGGGGATGCTGAGCCCTCCTATGAGTCAGTCAGGCCTTCGGGACATGGACACACCCATGGGCCCTGGCAACCTCAACATGAACATGAATGTCAATATGAACATGAACATGAACCTCAATGTCCAgatgaccccacagcagcagatgatgATGTCCCAGAAGATGAGGGGCTCTGAAATGATGACCCACCAGGGCATGAACCCTGAGGAGCTGGCCAGGGTTAGGGCTCAGAATGGCAATGGCAGTGCAATACTAACGGGACCCCAGAAAATGATGATTCCCTCACAGTTCCCCAACCAAGGACAGCAAGGCTTCTCGACAGCACAAGGGTCTTATCCCAACCTGCCCCAGGAGATGGGCAGTGGCTCAGACATGTTtagccctgagcagggcaccATGCCTGTTGGGAGCATCAGTGGCACCACCAGACTCAGCCACATTCCTCTGCCTCCAGTCTCCAATCCCACTCCCACACCAGGGGGAAACCTGGCCAACATGCACCCAGCACCTTCCCGGGGGCTGGGCCGCCGGCCCTCTGACCTCACCATCAACATCAACCAGATGAATTCCCCCAGTATGGGTCACCTCAAGTCTCCCACCCTTAGCCAGGTGCATTCGCCACTGGTCACCTCCCCATCTGCCAGTCTCAAGTCCCCACAGACACCCTCGCAGATGATCAGCATGCCACCTTCAAACCAGTCTGGACCCCTCAAGTCCCCCCAGGTGATGAGTTCTTCCCTCAACGTCCGGTCTCCAACTGGCTCACCAAGCCGCCTGAAGTCCCCTTCTATGGCTGTTTCTTCCCCTGGTTGGGTGCCATCTCCCAAAGCCACCATGCCCAGCCCAGGAGTCAACCAGAGCAAGCAGACTCTCAACATGAACTCATCTGCTTCCATCggagctctggagcagggtATGCTGGGTGTCTTGTATGCGAGCGCATGTCTGTGCTTAGTTTTGATGAGTGTGTGGACAGGGTTTCTCTCCAGCCCACAAGCTCTCTCTGGAACAGGAAGACATGTGTTCCTGTGCCTGGCTTTGCATCTCGCAGAGCAAGTATGTTTTCCCAGGAGTCCAAACAGGGCCTTTTCAGGTAGATCTGTGACACATGCAGCaaatgctgtgtctgtgctgggcagtCAGGGGCAGGTTTCAGTGGAAGtctgtcactgctctggagcagggtcTCTGCATGAGCCTTCTCAGAGTCCAGAGAGTGTGGCACTGTGCCGCCTCTGTGCTTTGCAGCCTCCTCTGGTCATAGTGACCAGAGGCCAGGGTTGCTCTTTGGTGGGAGCAAGCCATTGCATGTGGACCATACTAAGTTCATCTCTCTCATTCTTGCAGGTTCTCTCCCTTCTGGGCCTCGGAGCAGCTCTTCTGCACCAGCCAGCAACACCTCTAGCACCATGAATCCAAACATGCCTTTTACTTCCTCTCCAGATCCATCCCCTTCCCAGAACCCCCTCTCACTGATGATGTCCCAGATGTCCAAGTATGCCATGCCCAGCTCCACACCACTGTACCACAATGCCATCAAAACCATCGCCACCTCTGATGATGAGCTGCTGCCAGACAGGCCTATGCTCCCACCTGGAAGTATGTCAGGTATCTACTTCTGGAGGTGGGCTTGCAAGGGGTCAGACTGTCTTGTGGCTGCCAGTGAACCTGAGGCAGCAGGTGGAGAAAGTATTAGGAACTATGATCTCCCCATGACTGCCATGTCACATAGCATAAATTTCCCCTTGTTTGTAACAGTCTGTGCAattccctgccctctgcccagcctgtccaTCAGCTTTTGGCTTGGGTGGAAGGACGTGAGCTGGTCTGGCTTGAGGAGTCCTCCTTCCACAAGACCTGGAAGTTTTTTACCTTTACCCATGGAGATGTATTTGGCCCGAGTTTTCATGGCTCCCAGAGTTTTGTCAGGTTCAGAACTTGCAGGCAGAGGTCTCCTGCTTAGAGCCCTTGTGTTCCTGtgcagtgggacagggatgCTCTGAATGGGGCTTGGGAATCTGGTGTTTTGAGTGGAGCCCAAGTGCCTGCACAGGCAAGGCTGTGTTGTAGCACAGTTGTGATTTCAGTAGGCCAGATACGCTCCACtaactggtggcactggtgaggACATTTAGGCAAATGAGTGTTTTTGGTCACGTGGTGACCAGCTCAAAGGGGAATTCCAACATGCTCTACCACTTGATTTAGGGGTCTAAAGCTGtctgataaatatttttgtcggttttggaaatgaaaaatcaacTTTTTGACTCTTTCACTGCTGAGCAGTCACTTAGGTTGACCGCAAGGCATGCAAATGCATTGGCTGCCTCCACAAGCACTGAtggctgctctgcttttctgatGGGCACAGACTTTCCCGCCCAGACAGCATCTGTGCCGGGCCGCTgactcttctgcttttttcctccttagcACCCGAGGTTGTGTGGTCACTGGAGCTTGCTGGGTGGCAAAccctgtggcaggcaggagtCAAGGGTCACTCCTTGCTGCCTTTCAGGTAGCTGAGAGCCCTGATGAGACCATGATGtaaggcacacacagagccagtcAGGACTCTAAAATCAGGGGAATGTAAGAAATCACAAATCTGGCATGGGACTGGATGAAGTTGGAAGAGCCCTCTGGTGCTTGTGGGGTTGAGGAGCTGGAGTTGGAGACGGTTCTTCCTCATGTTGGTGCTTTGTAAGCCCATCTTGGGGCTGCTTTCTGAGCATCATGCTCCATGCTCAGGGCATTCTGAGCAGGACTGCTTTGCAGGCTCTCAGGATGTGGATTTTACAGCCCTGAAATGTCTGTAGGAGGGGTTaactcttctctctttttcctgtcCTTAGGCGTGACGGGGAATCAGCCAAATCAACTGCACTTGAACTCTGTGGGGCCTGGATCCGCTCAGAGCCCCATGGGAATGAACCTACCTGGTCAGCAGCCCCTTTCCCACGAACCACCCCCCACCTCTATGATGTCGTCCCCAAACCCTCTGGGCT from Ammospiza nelsoni isolate bAmmNel1 chromosome 24, bAmmNel1.pri, whole genome shotgun sequence carries:
- the BCL9L gene encoding B-cell CLL/lymphoma 9-like protein isoform X1, which gives rise to MHPDNKLPSHGKAGSSSALAQHHNVSQAPTCNLGSKGVGAGSHGSKATQISPGNSGLKNSQNTVPNFSSLKGKVKRERSISVDSGEQREASTPSQDTESKGEVAPRSKRRCVLERKQPYSGDEWCSGPDSEEDDKPISSAHSCNVADPAMSTAPQLGPGSNPLPNLSESSASGVPHGAAPALRAEAAGGGGGGTGKQPSQFVYVFTTQLANTAAEAVLQGRADSILAYHQQNVPRAKLDQAPPAPKVLGVAEPLPINPPAANTPQSQPLAPQASQPQPQPPPPQPPAPPPQAISQTPLPAPSSLPQEGTSEDGRRDMTPNSLGNNSSNNQPGSNHPNTPTASASTMQPGQVDSSATPSSSLLGEGPGMPGNGQAGLGPRNTMNSEGLSKEQLEHRERSLQTLRDIERLLLRSGEAEPFLKSSQNAGDGGTAPQPQAAPAQAPAPPASIKKYEEPLQSMISQTQSLGGPSLEHEVPHHPGADMGQQMNMMMQRLNQDSLTPEQVAWRKLQEEYYEEKRRKEEQISIHGRPMQEIMIPQSMGSMMMRGPPPPYHSKPGEQWPPGMGSQLRGPIDVQDPLQLRGGPPFPGPRFPGNQMQRVSGFAGMQNMPLDALGPMNTMQRPVRPSMGWSDDMSPMGGPGNFPQGTLPYPPGQGDPERFMNPRAREEILRHQLMEKRPVAMQRPVGISNNSMSQGMEMERMMQAHRQMDPSMFAGQITSETLSSAPMGMDFAGTRGMLSPPMSQSGLRDMDTPMGPGNLNMNMNVNMNMNMNLNVQMTPQQQMMMSQKMRGSEMMTHQGMNPEELARVRAQNGNGSAILTGPQKMMIPSQFPNQGQQGFSTAQGSYPNLPQEMGSGSDMFSPEQGTMPVGSISGTTRLSHIPLPPVSNPTPTPGGNLANMHPAPSRGLGRRPSDLTININQMNSPSMGHLKSPTLSQVHSPLVTSPSASLKSPQTPSQMISMPPSNQSGPLKSPQVMSSSLNVRSPTGSPSRLKSPSMAVSSPGWVPSPKATMPSPGVNQSKQTLNMNSSASIGALEQGSLPSGPRSSSSAPASNTSSTMNPNMPFTSSPDPSPSQNPLSLMMSQMSKYAMPSSTPLYHNAIKTIATSDDELLPDRPMLPPGSMSGVTGNQPNQLHLNSVGPGSAQSPMGMNLPGQQPLSHEPPPTSMMSSPNPLGSNIPMHPSGPGAGVPPQNPMMLPPGPQDSLNQQCGPVPNSSQMIPSNQLVFPRMQQPHNAMPSPAGGMPMAPSAGGGPGMQQHYPPGMPLPPEDLPSQQPGQMPPQQHMMGKNIPPRIGDPYPPVLPGVASVLNDPELSEVIRPTPTGIPEFDLSRIIPSEKPSSTLQYFPKSDSQAPKSQPSNLHLMNLQNMMAEQPPVRPGMNAPSLSGQQGVQRGLSMPLCHPGQVPMLGRTGIPPQQGMMGNSMHQGMMSPQQSLMAQQNFMLMQAKQRSMSVSGEMYAQTGHMMSPQGSLMGPPPQQNLMVTHQMRQRSVSLDSQMSYIPGPGNMANLPF
- the BCL9L gene encoding B-cell CLL/lymphoma 9-like protein isoform X2; its protein translation is MHPDNKLPSHGKAGSSSALAQHHNVSQAPTCNLGSKGVGAGSHGSKATQISPGNSGLKNSQNTVPNFSSLKGKVKRERSISVDSGEQREASTPSQDTESKGEVAPRSKRRCVLERKQPYSGDEWCSGPDSEEDDKPISSAHSCNVADPAMSTAPQLGPGSNPLPNLSESSASGVPHGAAPALRAEAAGGGGGGTGKQPSQFVYVFTTQLANTAAEAVLQGRADSILAYHQQNVPRAKLDQAPPAPKVLGVAEPLPINPPAANTPQSQPLAPQASQPQPQPPPPQPPAPPPQAISQTPLPAPSSLPQEGTSEDGRRDMTPNSLGNNSSNNQPGSNHPNTPTASASTMQPGQVDSSATPSSSLLGEGPGMPGNGQAGLGPRNTMNSEGLSKEQLEHRERSLQTLRDIERLLLRSGEAEPFLKSSQNAGDGGTAPQPQAAPAQAPAPPASIKKYEEPLQSMISQTQSLGGPSLEHEVPHHPGADMGQQMNMMMQRLNQDSLTPEQVAWRKLQEEYYEEKRRKEEQISIHGRPMQEIMIPQSMGSMMMRGPPPPYHSKPGEQWPPGMGSQLRGPIDVQDPLQLRGGPPFPGPRFPGNQMQRVSGFAGMQNMPLDALGPMNTMQRPVRPSMGWSDDMSPMGGPGNFPQGTLPYPPGQGDPERFMNPRAREEILRHQLMEKRPVAMQRPVGISNNSMSQGMEMERMMQAHRQMDPSMFAGQITSETLSSAPMGMDFAGTRGMLSPPMSQSGLRDMDTPMGPGNLNMNMNVNMNMNMNLNVQMTPQQQMMMSQKMRGSEMMTHQGMNPEELARVRAQNGNGSAILTGPQKMMIPSQFPNQGQQGFSTAQGSYPNLPQEMGSGSDMFSPEQGTMPVGSISGTTRLSHIPLPPVSNPTPTPGGNLANMHPAPSRGLGRRPSDLTININQMNSPSMGHLKSPTLSQVHSPLVTSPSASLKSPQTPSQMISMPPSNQSGPLKSPQVMSSSLNVRSPTGSPSRLKSPSMAVSSPGWVPSPKATMPSPGVNQSKQTLNMNSSASIGALEQGSLPSGPRSSSSAPASNTSSTMNPNMPFTSSPDPSPSQNPLSLMMSQMSKYAMPSSTPLYHNAIKTIATSDDELLPDRPMLPPGSVTGNQPNQLHLNSVGPGSAQSPMGMNLPGQQPLSHEPPPTSMMSSPNPLGSNIPMHPSGPGAGVPPQNPMMLPPGPQDSLNQQCGPVPNSSQMIPSNQLVFPRMQQPHNAMPSPAGGMPMAPSAGGGPGMQQHYPPGMPLPPEDLPSQQPGQMPPQQHMMGKNIPPRIGDPYPPVLPGVASVLNDPELSEVIRPTPTGIPEFDLSRIIPSEKPSSTLQYFPKSDSQAPKSQPSNLHLMNLQNMMAEQPPVRPGMNAPSLSGQQGVQRGLSMPLCHPGQVPMLGRTGIPPQQGMMGNSMHQGMMSPQQSLMAQQNFMLMQAKQRSMSVSGEMYAQTGHMMSPQGSLMGPPPQQNLMVTHQMRQRSVSLDSQMSYIPGPGNMANLPF